The following proteins are encoded in a genomic region of Populus nigra chromosome 16, ddPopNigr1.1, whole genome shotgun sequence:
- the LOC133675524 gene encoding uncharacterized protein LOC133675524: MASKAVKTVAKAVAEYQYPWKEKLAKHKNELSKGVWGYWKLGAWTPLHISGRRRARLRKEVLLAGEDWPYDPERKEMRTKMKGHKCDRIAAERRAKTAKLMEQMPEMLLAYKKRRWEKKMKEEDKNK, from the coding sequence ATGGCAAGCAAAGCTGTGAAAACTGTGGCAAAGGCAGTTGCAGAGTACCAGTATCCATGGAAAGAGAAGTTGGCGAAGCACAAGAATGAGCTATCCAAAGGCGTGTGGGGTTACTGGAAACTCGGGGCCTGGACACCACTCCACATCAGTGGTCGCCGACGAGCTAGACTTCGCAAGGAAGTCCTCCTTGCAGGGGAAGACTGGCCGTATGACCCAGAGAGGAAAGAAATGAGAACCAAGATGAAaggacacaagtgtgataggaTTGCTGCAGAGAGACGGGCAAAGACTGCCAAACTGATGGAGCAAATGCCTGAAATGTTGCTGGCATATAAGAAACGAAGgtgggagaagaagatgaaggaagaagacaaaaataaataa